From one Lycium barbarum isolate Lr01 chromosome 6, ASM1917538v2, whole genome shotgun sequence genomic stretch:
- the LOC132645157 gene encoding ent-kaurenoic acid oxidase 1-like isoform X2 has translation MYKTLMFGSPSIIVTTPEACRRVLSDDEAFKPGWPTSTMQLIGKKSFIGISYEEHKWLRKITAAPVNGHEALAMYIEYIEENVISALDKWASMGQIEFLTQLRKLTFQIIMHIFLSSGSEQVMDALEKEYTTLNYGVRAMAINLPGFAYHKALKARKKLVAIFQSIVDDRRERREKRGPGEKKDMMDILLEVEDENGRKLNDEEIIDVLVMYLNAGHESSGHITMWATHFLQKHPEVLKKAKAEQEAIVKNRPADQKGVTLREIRQMDYLSKVIDETLRVVTFSFVVFREAKEDVALHGYTIPKGWKVLVWFRSVHLDPEIYNDPMKFNPSRWDGLTPKAGTFLPFGGGSRLCPGNDLAKLEISIFLHYFLLGYELERENPTCPLMYLPHCRPKDNCLGRVKILSTSSA, from the exons ATGTACAAAACATTGATGTTTGGTAGTCCAAGTATTATCGTCACAACACCAGAAGCTTGCAGGAGAGTTTTAAGTGATGATGAAGCCTTCAAGCCTGGCTGGCCTACTTCCACTATGCAACTCATTGGTAAAAAATCATTTATTGGCATTTCATATGAAGAACACAAATGGTTAAGGAAAATAACTGCAGCACCTGTGAATGGGCACGAGGCGTTGGCGATGTACATAGAGTATATTGAAGAAAATGTGATATCAGCATTGGATAAATGGGCATCCATGGGACAAATAGAGTTCTTAACACAGCTAAGAAAACTAACTTTTCAGATTATTATGCACATTTTTCTTAGTTCTGGAAGTGAACAAGTCATGGATGCTTTAGAAAAGGAATACACAACTCTGAATTATGGTGTTAGAGCAATGGCTATCAACCTGCCAGGATTTGCTTATCATAAAGCACTCAAG GCTCGCAAAAAGCTTGTGGCGATCTTCCAATCGATAGTGGATGACAGAAGGGAGAGGAGGGAAAAAAGAGGGCCAGGAGAGAAGAAAGACATGATGGATATTCTACTAGAAGTTGAAGATGAGAATGGAAGGAAATTGAATGATGAGGAGATTATTGATGTTTTAGTGATGTACCTTAATGCTGGTCATGAATCTTCTGGTCATATTACAATGTGGGCTACACATTTTCTGCAGAAACACCCTGAAGTCCTAAAAAAAGCTAAG GCAGAGCAAGAGGCTATTGTTAAAAATAGGCCAGCCGATCAAAAAGGGGTGACCCTCAGAGAAATTAGGCAAATGGACTACCTTTCAAAG GTGATTGACGAAACTCTTCGTGTGGTTACCTTCTCCTTTGTAGTCTTCCGGGAGGCGAAGGAAGATGTTGCCCTTCATG GTTATACCATTCCCAAAGGATGGAAGGTTTTGGTGTGGTTTAGGTCTGTTCATTTAGATCCTGAAATCTATAATGACCCGATGAAGTTTAATCCTTCTAGATGGGAC GGACTTACACCAAAGGCAGGAACATTCCTTCCTTTTGGAGGAGGAAGCAGATTATGCCCAGGAAATGACCTTGCCAAACTTGAAATATCTATTTTTCTCCATTATTTTCTTCTAGGTTATGA gctTGAAAGGGAAAATCCTACTTGCCCATTGATGTATTTGCCTCATTGTAGGCCTAAAGATAACTGTTTGGGCAGAGTAAAAATCTTATCAACTAGTAGTGCATAG